DNA sequence from the Tissierella sp. MB52-C2 genome:
TAAACCTGAATCTCTTAATATTTGTCTACAATCATCTACTGTATGAAAAACAAATGGAAAATCTCTAACTTTAAAGGTATCGTGATTATATGTATATCCAGTTAGAAAACTAGGATTGTAACACATGGTTTCAGTCGTAATCACCATATCATTGGAAATAAAGGCAAAGAACATTTTACCATTATCTTTACAAACTCGCTTTACTTCTTCTATACATTTCATTCTGTCCCCAATTTTCTCTAAATGATATAATGGTCCAAAACATAATACTATATCGTAGGTTTTATCTTCAATCATAGATATATTCATTGCATTTCCTTGAAAAACTTCAAGTGACATTTCCTCGTTAATTTTTTCTTTAATCTGAGAAACATGACTTTCCACTAATTCAACTGCCGTTACTTGGAATCCATTTTTTGCGAAATATAAGCTATATTCTCCAGTACCAGCACCTAAATCCAATATTTTCGTATCTGGTTTAAGATATTTTTCAATCTGTCTTATGGTAGTTAAAAATTCAACTCTAGTTGCCTTAGTAGATAATCGTGTACTTTCATCAAAAATATTATAAATTGCTGACACTCTTTCTTCTTCATTTTTTATCTCAAATATATCTTCCATTCTCAAGCTTAATCACTCCCTTTTTAATAGATTTAATTACAAAGATAAATATCATAATAATAAGTTTATTTCCATTTATTATAAAACAGTAAGATTTCATTCTTACTGTTTTTAAATTAGTTTTAGTCCTTCTTCTAAATCTTCAATTATATCTTTGCTATCTTCTAATCCAACAGATATTCTCACCATACTTTCTGTAAGACCAAATTCGGCTAATCTTTCCTTTGGATACCCTCTATGAGTAATTGCAGCCGGTATCTGAACTAAGGTTTCACAATCTCCTAAACTAACTGCCAACTGAGCCAACTTTAATCCATCTGCAAATTTTATTGCAGATTGTAATCCACCCTTTACTTCAAAGCTTATTATAGCTCCAAAGCCTTTCATCTGTTCCTTTGCTATATTATGACCTTTAAAATCCTCTAAACCTGGATATAGGACTGAATCTATCTTTGGATGATTTTTTAGGAAGTCAACTACTTCCTTTGCATTTTTTTCATGCTGCCTCATTCTAATTCCTAAGGTTTTTAATCCTCTAAGAAGCAACCAAGCATTAAAAGGACTCATGGCTCCTCCAAATTCACACATATAGCCAAATTTTAAATAATTTATATATTCTATATCCTTAGATATGGCAACTCCTGCCACTACATCACCATGACCACAGATATATTTTGTAGCACTATGAACTACTATATCTGCTCCTAATAATAATGGATTTTGAAAATATGGTGAGGCGAAAGTATTATCAACTACTATTTTTATATTATTTTTCTTTCCTATTTCTCTAACCTTTCTTATATCTATAATAGATAAATCAGGATTTGATGGAGTTTCAAAATATATAACTTTAGTAGATTCATCTATTGTGTTTTCAAGCTCATTCAAATCTGTTAAATCTACAATTTTATAATTTATATTATATTTTGGTAATAGTTCAGTGACTACACTATAAGATGAACCATATAGGGTTTTGTGAACTATAATGGTATCTTTGGGTTTTAATAAAGAAAATATAGTAGAGCTAATAGCTGCCATTCCTGAAGAAAAAGCTACTGCTCCTACTCCATGTTCTAATTCTGCCATTCGATTTTCAAATAATCTAATGGTAGGGTTGTTTCCTCTTGTATAAACATAATCATCTGATTCAAAAGACATTATTTTATTTGCGTGTTCTATATTATCAAATACAAATGTGGAAGTTTGAAATATAGGTGGGTTTAAGGCATTACTTGGATTTTTTCCTTTAATCCCTCCATGAATAGTCCTTGTATCAAATCTCATTTTATCCCTCCAAATCTTATTTTAGATTACTTACAGTTCTATAATTGAATTATTACATTTACAATTTTCTTGATTTAAATCACTTAAAAATACTTTAATAAATCCTTCTGTAATCTTTGCTTTACTTTTTTCTAATGCTCCTTGAATATCGTGTATGGCAATTTCTCCACACATTCCTGTACACCAATTCGTAATGATTCCCACTACTCCATAACACATACCTAATTCTTTTGCCAGTACTACTTCCGGCACATTAGTCATTCCTACTACATCTCCACCTAGATTCTTGTACATCTTTATTTCATGCTGTGTTTCAAATCTCGGGCCTTCAGTACATACATATACTGCCTCACCTTTTATATTTAATCCTATATCCCTAGCAGTTAGATAAAATTTCTCTCTTAATTTTTTACAATAGGGTTCACTCATATCCACATGCTTTACTGGCTCATCTTTTCCTTCAAAAAAAGTCATTGGTCTTAGTTTTGTAAAATCTATGAAATCTTTTATTAAAACAATATCTCCCAGTTCATAGTTTTCATTACAAGATCCCACTGCAGCTGTTGCATATATATATTTGATTCCCAATTGTTTTAGAGCCATTATATTTGCTCTATAGTTTATTAAATGAGGTGGTACAGAATGTTCCTTTCCATGCCTTGCCAAAAATACGATTTCTTCTCCATTTATATTCAAAATATCTACTTCAACTTCACCGTATTTTGTATTTACTAATCTTTTTTCACTTATACTTCCTACATCATATACTCCCGTTCCTCCAATTATAGCCTTTTCCATATTCTCACCTCTATAATTTATATTTAATTCTTATTTTAATTTCATAATATTCTCTTTATATGGAAGTCTAATAATTCCTTTTTCAGTTATTATTCCAGTTATATTCTCCCAAGGTGTAACATCAAATGCAGGATTATATACATCTATTCCTTCTGGAGCAATTCTTATTCCATCTATATGAGTTACTTCAGATATGTCTCTTTCTTCAATTTCGATTTCTTTACCTGTTTCTATATCAAAATCTATAGTCGTTGTAGGTGCTACTATATAAAATGGAACATTATATGTTTTAGCTATTACTGATAACATAAAAGTTCCTATTTTATTTGCAGTATCTCCATTAGTGGCGATTCTATCTGCTCCAACTAAGATTACATCTATTTTTCCATCTCTTATTAAAGTTGCAGCCACATTGTCAGCTATTAATCTTGATGGAATTTCTTCCTGCACCAGTTCCCAAGCTGTTAATCTGCCTCCTTGAAGTCTAGGTCTTGTCTCATCTGCGTATACAAATATATTCTTTCCAGTATAGTGAGCTTCTCTAATTACTCCAAGAGCTGTTCCATAACCTACTGTTGCTAATGCTCCTGTATTACAATGAGTTAAAATAGTAGCATTTTCTTTTATTACTTCATTGCCATACTTTGCCATGATCTTATTTGTTTCTATATCTTCAGCAAGTATATTGTCTGCTTCCTCCTTTATCCTTTTATATAATTCATCTAAAGGTAGGTTCTTGTTGCTTTCTATTAAAACTCTCATTCTCTTAATTGCCCACATTAAATTTACTGCTGTAGGTCTGGAATTACCTAGAAAAACTAAAGCTTCTTCCAGCTTTTTAAAGAATTCATCTTCTTTTAAGAACTCCTTCGCCGCCAATACTACTCCATATGCCGCTGTAGCTCCTATGGCTGGTGCTCCCCTGACTACCATATCTCTAATGGCAAATTCTACTTCTTTATAATCTTTACACTGAAATATTTCATAAATTCCTGGCAATTTTCTTTGATCTATTAAATATAATATATCATCTTTAAACTCTATGGTTTTTATCTCCATTATTCTTCTCTCCCCTCTAAATCTAGTTTAATCTTTTTTCACCTGTCCATAGGTCTTAAATTTTTCAATCATTAAAGTCATCTCTTCTTCAGATAATATTACTGGCTCTCCTATAGCTTTAGTTCTATAATATAATTCTGCTACATATTCAATTTCTTCAGTGATATTAAAAGCATTGGCTAAATCCTTTGAACCTGCTAAAAGTCCATGGTTGGCTAAAAGTACTGCATATCTATCCTTCATAGCTTCAAAGGCATTTTCTGCTAACTCTTTAGTTCCATAGGTAGCATAATTTGCACATCTCACATCAAGCCCTGCTAATGCCACCATATAATGTACTGGAGGCAATGACCAATTCAAACAAGCCAATGTAGTTGCATACATGGTATGAGTATGAATTATGGCATCTATATCATCTCTATTTTCATAGAAAATCCTATGCATATCATATTCACTAGAAGGCTCTCTATGCCCATCTACTATATTTCCCTTTAAATTCATAACTACAATATCTTCCACACCTGTTTTAAAATAATCTATACCTGAGGGGGAAATAGCCATTAAGCTCTTCTCTCTATTATAAACACTTAAATTTCCACCTGTTCCTTTAGTAAGATTGGATGTAGCTAGCTTTTTCCCATATTCAACAATTAGCTTTTTTTCTTCTAACATTATCATTAAATCAACTCCTATTTACTAGTTTAATAACAATTTCTCAAAAGCAACTCTTTCATTTCCATCTTCTAAATATATTATTCCACAATATCTATATCCGTTTTTTTCTAAAGACCTTTGCATTGAAAGGTTTTCACTATGGGTATCTACTTTTATGCTATGAATATTCTTATTTAAGCAAATATCTTCCACGTACTTCATCATAAGAGAAGCAAGTCCCAATCCTTTATATTCTGAATCAACAGCCATTCTATGTATCACTGCATATTTTCCATTACTTAGCCATTGCCCTTTATAAATCTTTTTATAAGTTGGTTCTTCATCAAAGCTTAGATATACGGTTCCAATAATGATACCATCTTTTAGTAACACATAACTATTTTTATTTTTTATATCTTCTCTTATAATATCATCATTAGGATAGTTATTTTGCCACTGATCTATTTTGTTGTTTCTAAAGTTTTCTTGAGCCTTAAATATTATATTCATTATATCATCTATGTCCTTATAATCTGCCATTCTAAAATCCATTCCATCACTCCTATTTAAAATATAAGATATTTTCAAAATCAAATCCAATTTAGAAATTTAGTTAAAGCCAAGTATAATCTTAGCTAATGAATTCTATATTTGATTGACTTTTGAGAAAGAAAACTAATCAAAATCTATTTATAGCAAATTCTACATATGGATTAGCTTGTCCTAATTATATGTAGTTTTAAATACTTTTATGAAATCAATATACTAATTTATAAAAGTATAATTAAAACTATTATTAAGTTTTCTTGTAATAGTATTTCTAATATCTTTATTAATTTCTACTGGATTTCTCTTTGTTCCAAAATACCTTTCCTCTATGATTATTTCTACTCCATGGTCCTTCATTACTCTTTTCATTGCTTCCATTGTAAAACCCATACTTAATTCATCTGGACCAGCACATACACCTATTATAATGGACTTTATGTCTTTAGAATCTAATTGGCTGCTCCAGCTACCTTTATCGAAAGTAAATAATGAAAAAAGTCTATCAAGAAATATCTTCATATATGAAGTCACATTGTAATTATAAGAAGGAGACCCTAAAATTATGCCTTCTACAGTTTTAACTCTTTCAATTATTTCAGACATTTCATCATTGTAATAACATTTTTTATTTTTAATACAATATTCACATCCACTACAGATATTTTGTTCTATTTGGCTTAATACAACCTTATCTACTTTTCTTCCTCTGTTATTTAACCCTTCTATATAATGATTAATTAATGTATCAGTGTTTTTCCCTATTCTTGGACTCCCTAATATTGCAAGCCATCTTTTTTCCATTGGTTTTCCCCCTAAATATATCTTTTCTATAAACATTATCTTTAAAAAAGTCAAATAAAAACTTCTCAATCTTAAAAGAATTCTGGAAATTTAAGATTGATTTTCTTACTTAATGTTAAAGTATAATATTAACATCAAAGACACAAAGCTGTATTTTACAATCCTTAAGCTTTAAAGTTAAAGTTTAACTTTAACTTTTATATTTTCTAATATTATAACAAACTTTCTATTAAATTGTAACTGCCAACTCACAAACATCAACTATTAATGTTCTTAGAAAAAAATACTTATAATCATTATAATCCCTAAAATCAAAACTGGGATACCAACAACAATACCAATAACAGTTAAACTTAGTATAATACCAATAATGGTGAAAAACAAACCTAATAATCCAACTAGTAATCTACCAGTTACTTTTAATACACCCCCTATCAATGCGAATATTAGTACAAATAATATAATAAAAGGCAATAACAAAATTTTCATTAACCTTCCCCCTTAGAATTTACTTCAATTTATCTCTTTATATTATTCTCTCATACTAATATTCTATAAATCTTAGCCCTATAAGTTCCTTTAATTTTATATTTAAAGGATAAAATATCTACCTATAGATTAATTCACTAGCATTGAAGGGACTATCATATCAAATGTCAATTATTCTAATTTATGGTGAAGTATGACTCTGATTTTTAAATGAAAGAGTTATGCTCAACTTTTTATTCTCCAGCTGTGCATTAACTATTCCATTTATTTTTTCAACAAGTAATTTTACAATATAAAGACCAAGTCCAGTACTGGGACTATTACGAGATAAATCCGCCCTATAAAATTTATCAAAGATTTTATCTATATCTATTGCATACTCTTCTGAAATATCATTTTGAAAAGTAATATCTATATTTTTATCTTTAGTAATACTAATATGAAATTCATTTTTTCCATAGCTTACTACATTAGAAACAAGATTATCTATAATACGCTTTAACATAACTTCATCTGCAATAACAAAAGTTGGTTCACTTAACGATGTAATGCTTGGTACTATTCCCTTAGTTTCAAATTGTTCTGTATATATGAGAATACTATTAGTAATGATATTATCTAAATTTAATTGCTCCAGGTCTGGGGTACTTTCCTTCCCCTCCCAAGCGGATATATCATAAAAAATATTAATAAAACGTCGCAAATCTTCACTTCTAGATAATACTGTATCAACAAATTCCTGCTGTTCAGTATCCAGTTTTGTTTTTTGCAATAACTGTAAATAACCTATAATTGAAGTAAGAGGTGTCCGAAGATCATGTGAAATACTTGATATTGCTTCTCTAAGTTGCTTCTCACGTTTTAAGATTTCATTATTCTTTTCTTTCTGATAAAAAATAATATCATTTATTTCAGAAGCCAATCCCGTAATATCTTTATCTATTAAGGAAATATCAATAGGCCTTTCATTTCCAGCTATATGCTTATGTAATTGTCGCTTTATAGAACGCATCTCATTCTTTAAGATAATAAGAAATGCCGACAAAACAGCTATTATAATAATCAAAAATAATATAACTATCATATCAGCACTCCTTTCTGTTTTAATTATTTCACTTCTGCCTTTGCAAATAATAAGTTAGCCAATGAAATAACAATAATCACCGTAATCATAGCAGTTAAAAATACTGTTAAGACTGTGGATGGTAATATGATGTCATCAATAATACTTCCCATCTGCGCCAATGTAGTAAATCTAAGTAAATCTCCAATAACAGGAACAGCCTTGCCCAAGGTACTACTTATGGCTGAAATCAAAACTGGGAAAGCAAAACAAGTACAAATTGTTTTAGGTATATCTTTACATAAAAAGGCTAACAAAACAAAAATACTTGTTGTGCCTACATTCAAAATAATACCCAAAGCTGCCACCCTTAAAATAAATAGTACAGATGTTATTGTAAAGGGTTCTCCCCAGCCGTATTTGAATGTATAGATGATGGAAACGGTAATAGGATACAAAAGCATTATTATAGAAGTACCTATAAAGAAAACTAGTGCCTTTGATATAATAATATCTAATCTCTTATATCCTTGGAATAACTGAGACTGTATTGTTTTATTAGAAAAGTCAGAGCCGATATAAAACCCTGCAAATATTCCACTTACAAAGAGCATGAACATATCTCTAAATCCATTTGTATAGCCCTCCTTACCGCTTCCCCTTAGACCATCACTCATTAATATCCTTATTTCTGAAAATGCACTAAAAGCAGAAATCCCAATGACGATTAAAAGCAAAACTTTAAGAATATCTTGCCTTTTCAATTTATAAAACTCAAGCTTAATCAAATTAAACATGGTTAATACCCCCAATCGTATTTACAAAATAATTTTCCAAACTATCACCGGCAACCATAATATTTTTTATGATTAGGTTATGTTCTGAAAAGGCGGTAATAACCCTTTGAATATCATCAATAAAATCATATAATGTGATAGAATTATCTGGCATAACTTTATAATTTCTCGTAAATAAGTTACGCTCCAAAACTGTAACTGCATGAGAAACATCGTTGACATGGATAGAAATATGCTTTTTACAGCGTTCATCTAATTGTTTTTTTGTAATACTCTGTAGTATTCGACCTTGATGAATGATAATATAATTTGTCGCCAAACTATATAACTCACTTAATATATGACTTGAAATCAAAATCGTTATTTGCTTTTCAGCCACAAGTCGAATAAGTAATTCTCTAATCTCCACTATGCTCACTGGATCTAATCCATTTGTAGGTTCATCAAGCATTAAAAATTCTGGTTCTCCTAGTAAAGCTGTGGCAATTCCTAATCTTTGCTTCATGCCCATAGAAAAATTTTGTATTTTTTTCTTTCCTGTATCAGATAGCCCTACAATCTCAAGGGCTTGGTTAACAACTTTCTTATTAGGTATCCCCTGGGTTATTCTCATGGCTTCCATATTTTCAGAAGCTGTCATATAAGGATAAAACGCTGGAGTTTCAATAATACAGCCCATACGTTTTCTCTCCTCTGCAAGCCCCTTTTTATCGGAAACACCAAATAATTCTATGTCTCCCTTATTTGGAAAAGATAACCCAGATACAATACGCATAAAAGTAGTTTTTCCTGCACCATTTTGCCCAACAAAACCGTAAATACCACCTTTTTCTATTCTTATATTTACATTATCAAGGGCAAGGGTATTTTCATAGGTTTTGGAAAGTTCACATGTTTGCAATATACAATCCATCAAATGTATCCCCCTTTCTTTTAATAATATAAGTATAAGAAACATTTCTAACGAAAACCTTACGAAATATTATCAAAATCATAAGTTTTATTTTACCAACCGATAGCCCAATCCCCATAATGTCTCAATATACTCCATATCAGAGTTTGCTTCTTTTAACTTATGACGTAATCTGCTTATATGAACATTCAATGTATTATCATCTACGGTATATTCCTCTTCCCATATACTCTCAAATAAGTTGGCCTTTGAAAAGACCTTTTGAGGATGTGATAATAGTAATTCCATTATCTTAAATTCTGTAGCCGTAAACATTACATCTTTTCCATTAATAATAACCTGTTTGCTTTGTACATCCATCATAATATCTTTATAGACAATGATCTGGTTTGCCTCTGATTTATTAAAATGTCTTCTGCGTAAGTTAGCCTCTATTCTCGCTATTACTTCATCGATATCAAAGGGCTTTGTGATATAATCATCTGCCCCTAAACGAAGCAAATCAATTTTTGTTTGGATTAAATCCTTCGCAGAAATTACTATAACTGGAATATCTGTAAATTTTCTTAATTCATGTAAAATAGTATCTCCACTTTTGTATGGTAACATCAAATCTAAAAGTACCATATCAAATCTTTCCTTTTTCAAATGTTCTAATCCTTCTATACCAGTCAAAGCAGATACTATACCATAACCATTATTTTGCAAAGTCTTACATAATAGACCATTAATTTCTTTATCATCTTCTATAATCAATATATTCTTCATTTTTTCACCTTCATCAGTTTATTATATTTATATAAGCATCTATTGACTTCATATAGGGATGCAATCTATAAATCGTCATTCCTAGTAATTCTATATTCTTCTCCGACTTCTTTAACTCTTAAAGAGTTTATCTCTAGACTATCCTATAGACCTGTCTATATATTATATTTCCAGCTCTCAAAATATTCAAGTTTTCCTTTCAAAAGGTATTCATAATAAAATAAGGAAAAGTTCTTTAGAACTTTTCCTTATTAGCTTAGATTATATGAATTTTATGCCTAAAATTCTTGTCCATTATTTATATATTTCTATTCTACTATTCTTCTGCCATAATCTATACATTTACTTCCTTGATCTCCTTCTGGAGCTAAATTGACTATACATCCTTCATCAAATACTTTGGCACCATAGGATTCCATTCTTTCAACCCAATTTCTCATCCATTCGCCGTCTCCCCAATCATAGGAGCCAAATAATCCTACTACCTTATCCCCTAGATTGTTCTTTATGGATTCAACAAAGGGTTCCATTTCATCTTCTTCAATAGTTTCAGATCCCATTGAAGGTGATCCTAATATTACTATATCTGCCCAATCTATATCTTCTATTTTTCCTTGACTTACAGGGCATATCCTTACTTCACATTCTTTTTCTTCAATTCCTTTATTTATTAAATTAGCCATTTCTTCCGTATTTCCTGTACCAGACCAATATATTATAGCTACTTTTTTCATATTTTTCCCATCCTTTCTATTATAACTTCTTATGTATCCTTTTAAGATACTTTTATCTTTAACTGTAACAATGTTTCTTCTAAAGAGTTTTTACTACTATTATGACATCTTAATAAAGGTATGTTTTTTCGTTTAGCTTCTTTTGCGGCAGTTAAAGCCATCTTGTGAGAAACTGTACTGGTAAATAATACAATAGCATCTGGATCACCAATACTTTTATTAAGCTTAGATGGCATCTGTGTAAAAACCTTCATCTTATAGCCGTGCCTACCTCCTACTTCTTTATATTCTCCATGCATTCTATCATGTCCGCCTACTAAAACTATACACATTTTATTTACCTATCTAATTTGAAATTCTATTTAAATCAGATAGTATACCTCCTCTCATTAGGTAATTTTTATATTATTATGTCGGTATTGATAATCATTATCAATTGCAAGTTTTAAAAAAACTACTTCTCGCAAGTAGTATGTATTTACATATATTTATTATCTTTATTAACTTATATCGTATAATATCAAAACAAGCCTTAATTGTCAATATATTTTTAAAATTTTCTAGTTACTTTTTTTGAATTAATTTATATAAATCTATGGTAAATCATAATTTTAATGCATATCTACGTATATTAAAAAATAGTATTTTATTCTTTAAAGAATAAAATACTATTTTTTAATATAATATTATACCAATTTCTCTCCACAATTCCCACAGAATTTTCCTTCTCCAGTTTTTTGCCCACAGTTAGGGCAGAAATTAGGCTTTTCTCCCTTGGAAGTTTCCTTATTTTTATCTATATTTTCCATCATCTCTTTAGCTATATTCATTCCCATCATCATTCCAGCCATATCCGATGCTGCACCGCCACCCTTAACTTTTCCTGAAGATATGCCGTCTGTCATGGATATTTGCTGATATCTATTTATATCTCCTACCATACTATGGGAAGCATTTTTATTTATCATATCTTGAATTTCCTCAGGATAATTAAAGCTCATTACATTAAATCCAGTAATATTTATTCCATCGTTTAAAACCATCATATCTAAGTCTTCTTTAATTCCTCTAGATATGTCAAAGGCATTGGCCTGGAGATTAAACATATCTTTTCCTTCCTTAGTAATCCACTTCATCAATAATTGATCAAGTATTGATGTTATTCTAAGTTTTACTTCCTCTACTAAATAAGAATTTTTCACACCAGCTACTTTATCTATCAATGTAATATAGTCTCCTACTTTAAAATTAA
Encoded proteins:
- a CDS encoding response regulator transcription factor, which translates into the protein MKNILIIEDDKEINGLLCKTLQNNGYGIVSALTGIEGLEHLKKERFDMVLLDLMLPYKSGDTILHELRKFTDIPVIVISAKDLIQTKIDLLRLGADDYITKPFDIDEVIARIEANLRRRHFNKSEANQIIVYKDIMMDVQSKQVIINGKDVMFTATEFKIMELLLSHPQKVFSKANLFESIWEEEYTVDDNTLNVHISRLRHKLKEANSDMEYIETLWGLGYRLVK
- a CDS encoding ATP-binding cassette domain-containing protein, which encodes MDCILQTCELSKTYENTLALDNVNIRIEKGGIYGFVGQNGAGKTTFMRIVSGLSFPNKGDIELFGVSDKKGLAEERKRMGCIIETPAFYPYMTASENMEAMRITQGIPNKKVVNQALEIVGLSDTGKKKIQNFSMGMKQRLGIATALLGEPEFLMLDEPTNGLDPVSIVEIRELLIRLVAEKQITILISSHILSELYSLATNYIIIHQGRILQSITKKQLDERCKKHISIHVNDVSHAVTVLERNLFTRNYKVMPDNSITLYDFIDDIQRVITAFSEHNLIIKNIMVAGDSLENYFVNTIGGINHV
- a CDS encoding ABC transporter permease, encoding MFNLIKLEFYKLKRQDILKVLLLIVIGISAFSAFSEIRILMSDGLRGSGKEGYTNGFRDMFMLFVSGIFAGFYIGSDFSNKTIQSQLFQGYKRLDIIISKALVFFIGTSIIMLLYPITVSIIYTFKYGWGEPFTITSVLFILRVAALGIILNVGTTSIFVLLAFLCKDIPKTICTCFAFPVLISAISSTLGKAVPVIGDLLRFTTLAQMGSIIDDIILPSTVLTVFLTAMITVIIVISLANLLFAKAEVK
- a CDS encoding PLP-dependent aspartate aminotransferase family protein; this encodes MRFDTRTIHGGIKGKNPSNALNPPIFQTSTFVFDNIEHANKIMSFESDDYVYTRGNNPTIRLFENRMAELEHGVGAVAFSSGMAAISSTIFSLLKPKDTIIVHKTLYGSSYSVVTELLPKYNINYKIVDLTDLNELENTIDESTKVIYFETPSNPDLSIIDIRKVREIGKKNNIKIVVDNTFASPYFQNPLLLGADIVVHSATKYICGHGDVVAGVAISKDIEYINYLKFGYMCEFGGAMSPFNAWLLLRGLKTLGIRMRQHEKNAKEVVDFLKNHPKIDSVLYPGLEDFKGHNIAKEQMKGFGAIISFEVKGGLQSAIKFADGLKLAQLAVSLGDCETLVQIPAAITHRGYPKERLAEFGLTESMVRISVGLEDSKDIIEDLEEGLKLI
- a CDS encoding DUF2325 domain-containing protein; translation: MCIVLVGGHDRMHGEYKEVGGRHGYKMKVFTQMPSKLNKSIGDPDAIVLFTSTVSHKMALTAAKEAKRKNIPLLRCHNSSKNSLEETLLQLKIKVS
- a CDS encoding L-fuculose-phosphate aldolase; this translates as MIMLEEKKLIVEYGKKLATSNLTKGTGGNLSVYNREKSLMAISPSGIDYFKTGVEDIVVMNLKGNIVDGHREPSSEYDMHRIFYENRDDIDAIIHTHTMYATTLACLNWSLPPVHYMVALAGLDVRCANYATYGTKELAENAFEAMKDRYAVLLANHGLLAGSKDLANAFNITEEIEYVAELYYRTKAIGEPVILSEEEMTLMIEKFKTYGQVKKD
- a CDS encoding HAMP domain-containing sensor histidine kinase produces the protein MIVILFLIIIIAVLSAFLIILKNEMRSIKRQLHKHIAGNERPIDISLIDKDITGLASEINDIIFYQKEKNNEILKREKQLREAISSISHDLRTPLTSIIGYLQLLQKTKLDTEQQEFVDTVLSRSEDLRRFINIFYDISAWEGKESTPDLEQLNLDNIITNSILIYTEQFETKGIVPSITSLSEPTFVIADEVMLKRIIDNLVSNVVSYGKNEFHISITKDKNIDITFQNDISEEYAIDIDKIFDKFYRADLSRNSPSTGLGLYIVKLLVEKINGIVNAQLENKKLSITLSFKNQSHTSP
- the mtnA gene encoding S-methyl-5-thioribose-1-phosphate isomerase, translated to MEIKTIEFKDDILYLIDQRKLPGIYEIFQCKDYKEVEFAIRDMVVRGAPAIGATAAYGVVLAAKEFLKEDEFFKKLEEALVFLGNSRPTAVNLMWAIKRMRVLIESNKNLPLDELYKRIKEEADNILAEDIETNKIMAKYGNEVIKENATILTHCNTGALATVGYGTALGVIREAHYTGKNIFVYADETRPRLQGGRLTAWELVQEEIPSRLIADNVAATLIRDGKIDVILVGADRIATNGDTANKIGTFMLSVIAKTYNVPFYIVAPTTTIDFDIETGKEIEIEERDISEVTHIDGIRIAPEGIDVYNPAFDVTPWENITGIITEKGIIRLPYKENIMKLK
- a CDS encoding flavodoxin; the protein is MKKVAIIYWSGTGNTEEMANLINKGIEEKECEVRICPVSQGKIEDIDWADIVILGSPSMGSETIEEDEMEPFVESIKNNLGDKVVGLFGSYDWGDGEWMRNWVERMESYGAKVFDEGCIVNLAPEGDQGSKCIDYGRRIVE
- a CDS encoding GNAT family N-acetyltransferase, which gives rise to MDFRMADYKDIDDIMNIIFKAQENFRNNKIDQWQNNYPNDDIIREDIKNKNSYVLLKDGIIIGTVYLSFDEEPTYKKIYKGQWLSNGKYAVIHRMAVDSEYKGLGLASLMMKYVEDICLNKNIHSIKVDTHSENLSMQRSLEKNGYRYCGIIYLEDGNERVAFEKLLLN
- a CDS encoding flavodoxin family protein, which encodes MEKRWLAILGSPRIGKNTDTLINHYIEGLNNRGRKVDKVVLSQIEQNICSGCEYCIKNKKCYYNDEMSEIIERVKTVEGIILGSPSYNYNVTSYMKIFLDRLFSLFTFDKGSWSSQLDSKDIKSIIIGVCAGPDELSMGFTMEAMKRVMKDHGVEIIIEERYFGTKRNPVEINKDIRNTITRKLNNSFNYTFIN
- a CDS encoding class I SAM-dependent methyltransferase, whose product is MEDIFEIKNEEERVSAIYNIFDESTRLSTKATRVEFLTTIRQIEKYLKPDTKILDLGAGTGEYSLYFAKNGFQVTAVELVESHVSQIKEKINEEMSLEVFQGNAMNISMIEDKTYDIVLCFGPLYHLEKIGDRMKCIEEVKRVCKDNGKMFFAFISNDMVITTETMCYNPSFLTGYTYNHDTFKVRDFPFVFHTVDDCRQILRDSGLTINNEVATDGLSELLADNINNMDDETYNKWLNYHYYYCEKPEFLGASNHLLFITSK
- a CDS encoding S-methyl-5'-thioinosine phosphorylase; this encodes MEKAIIGGTGVYDVGSISEKRLVNTKYGEVEVDILNINGEEIVFLARHGKEHSVPPHLINYRANIMALKQLGIKYIYATAAVGSCNENYELGDIVLIKDFIDFTKLRPMTFFEGKDEPVKHVDMSEPYCKKLREKFYLTARDIGLNIKGEAVYVCTEGPRFETQHEIKMYKNLGGDVVGMTNVPEVVLAKELGMCYGVVGIITNWCTGMCGEIAIHDIQGALEKSKAKITEGFIKVFLSDLNQENCKCNNSIIEL